The proteins below are encoded in one region of Pangasianodon hypophthalmus isolate fPanHyp1 chromosome 6, fPanHyp1.pri, whole genome shotgun sequence:
- the mafa gene encoding transcription factor Maf isoform X2 produces MASELALSSTELPTSPLAMEYVNDFDLMKFEVKKEPAETERVGLTQCGRLLAGGSLSSTPMSTPCSSVPPSPSFSAPSPGSGGEPKAHLEDFYWMGGYAQHQQQQQQQQQQHQQHQQQQQQQAPLNAEALGFGTDDAMEALISSAHQLHAFDGYARAQQFPAAEEVGPAAAVVSAVIAAASAPHHHHHHHHHGSSAHPSGAASNHSHNHHHHHHQQQQQQQQQQQHGHAHAHGHGHGHVDERFTDEQLVTMSVRELNRQLRGVSKEEVIRLKQKRRTLKNRGYAQSCRFKRVQQRHVLEGEKTQLLQQVEHLKQEIARLMRERDAYKEKYEKLVSSGFRENGSSSDNNPSSPEFFMSSRKFLHL; encoded by the exons ATGGCGTCCGAGCTGGCGCTGAGCTCCACCGAGCTGCCCACCAGCCCTCTCGCCATGGAGTACGTCAACGATTTCGACCTGATGAAGTTCGAGGTGAAGAAGGAGCCTGCGGAGACCGAGCGCGTCGGTTTGACCCAGTGTGGGCGCCTGCTCGCCGGAGGCTCCCTGTCTTCTACGCCGATGAGCACACCGTGCAGCTCGGTGCCGCCCTCTCCGAGCTTCTCGGCGCCTAGTCCCGGTTCAGGGGGCGAGCCCAAAGCGCACTTGGAGGACTTTTACTGGATGGGTGGCTACGcgcaacatcaacaacaacagcagcagcagcagcaacaacatcaGCAGcatcaacagcagcagcagcagcaggcgcCGTTAAACGCGGAGGCGCTGGGGTTCGGCACGGATGACGCCATGGAGGCGCTGATCAGCAGCGCGCACCAGCTGCACGCCTTCGACGGCTACGCGCGGGCGCAGCAGTTCCCCGCCGCAGAAGAAGTCGGGCCGGCCGCGGCCGTGGTGTCAGCCGTGATCGCCGCCGCGTCGGCtcctcatcaccaccaccaccatcaccatcacggCAGCAGCGCGCATCCATCCGGCGCCGCGAGCAACCACAGCcataaccatcatcatcaccaccaccaacagcagcagcagcagcaacagcagcagcaacacggacacgcacacgcgcacggGCACGGGCACGGCCACGTGGATGAGCGCTTCACGGACGAGCAGCTCGTCACCATGTCGGTGCGCGAGCTGAACCGGCAGCTGCGCGGCGTCAGCAAGGAGGAGGTGATCCGCCTGAAGCAGAAGCGGCGGACGCTGAAGAACCGCGGCTACGCGCAGTCGTGCCGCTTCAAGCGCGTGCAGCAGCGGCACGTGCTCGAGGGCGAGAAGACGCAGCTGCTGCAGCAGGTCGAGCACCTCAAGCAGGAGATCGCGCGCCTGATGCGCGAGCGCGACGCGTACAAGGAGAAGTACGAGAAGCTCGTGAGCAGCGGCTTCCGCGAGAACGGCTCGAGCAGCGACAACAACCCGTCGTCGCCGGAGTTTTTCAT GTCTTCCAGAAAGTTCCTTCACCTGTGA
- the mafa gene encoding transcription factor Maf isoform X1, with translation MASELALSSTELPTSPLAMEYVNDFDLMKFEVKKEPAETERVGLTQCGRLLAGGSLSSTPMSTPCSSVPPSPSFSAPSPGSGGEPKAHLEDFYWMGGYAQHQQQQQQQQQQHQQHQQQQQQQAPLNAEALGFGTDDAMEALISSAHQLHAFDGYARAQQFPAAEEVGPAAAVVSAVIAAASAPHHHHHHHHHGSSAHPSGAASNHSHNHHHHHHQQQQQQQQQQQHGHAHAHGHGHGHVDERFTDEQLVTMSVRELNRQLRGVSKEEVIRLKQKRRTLKNRGYAQSCRFKRVQQRHVLEGEKTQLLQQVEHLKQEIARLMRERDAYKEKYEKLVSSGFRENGSSSDNNPSSPEFFIMAFFILFLRLLPSHFFGILCKKVKGHPRLAPSLLPH, from the exons ATGGCGTCCGAGCTGGCGCTGAGCTCCACCGAGCTGCCCACCAGCCCTCTCGCCATGGAGTACGTCAACGATTTCGACCTGATGAAGTTCGAGGTGAAGAAGGAGCCTGCGGAGACCGAGCGCGTCGGTTTGACCCAGTGTGGGCGCCTGCTCGCCGGAGGCTCCCTGTCTTCTACGCCGATGAGCACACCGTGCAGCTCGGTGCCGCCCTCTCCGAGCTTCTCGGCGCCTAGTCCCGGTTCAGGGGGCGAGCCCAAAGCGCACTTGGAGGACTTTTACTGGATGGGTGGCTACGcgcaacatcaacaacaacagcagcagcagcagcaacaacatcaGCAGcatcaacagcagcagcagcagcaggcgcCGTTAAACGCGGAGGCGCTGGGGTTCGGCACGGATGACGCCATGGAGGCGCTGATCAGCAGCGCGCACCAGCTGCACGCCTTCGACGGCTACGCGCGGGCGCAGCAGTTCCCCGCCGCAGAAGAAGTCGGGCCGGCCGCGGCCGTGGTGTCAGCCGTGATCGCCGCCGCGTCGGCtcctcatcaccaccaccaccatcaccatcacggCAGCAGCGCGCATCCATCCGGCGCCGCGAGCAACCACAGCcataaccatcatcatcaccaccaccaacagcagcagcagcagcaacagcagcagcaacacggacacgcacacgcgcacggGCACGGGCACGGCCACGTGGATGAGCGCTTCACGGACGAGCAGCTCGTCACCATGTCGGTGCGCGAGCTGAACCGGCAGCTGCGCGGCGTCAGCAAGGAGGAGGTGATCCGCCTGAAGCAGAAGCGGCGGACGCTGAAGAACCGCGGCTACGCGCAGTCGTGCCGCTTCAAGCGCGTGCAGCAGCGGCACGTGCTCGAGGGCGAGAAGACGCAGCTGCTGCAGCAGGTCGAGCACCTCAAGCAGGAGATCGCGCGCCTGATGCGCGAGCGCGACGCGTACAAGGAGAAGTACGAGAAGCTCGTGAGCAGCGGCTTCCGCGAGAACGGCTCGAGCAGCGACAACAACCCGTCGTCGCCGGAGTTTTTCAT CATGGCATTCTTCATACTCTTCCTTCGTTTGTTGCCAAGTCACTTTTTTGGAATATTGTGCAAAAAAGTGAAAGGACATCCTCGCCTCGCACCATCCCTCCTCCCGCATTGA